One Panthera leo isolate Ple1 chromosome B1, P.leo_Ple1_pat1.1, whole genome shotgun sequence DNA window includes the following coding sequences:
- the KDR gene encoding vascular endothelial growth factor receptor 2 isoform X2 encodes MVVFPLPARGITCAQKAQSCSAAGISSPPGTRRRPCKSWPEPEHPPLCASQSCAAARVPPPRLLRRQARGERTGARVLGRALGARCGMESKALLAVVLWFCVETRAASVGLPSVSLDPPRLSIQKDILTIMANTTLQITCRGQRDLDWLWPNNQSGSEKRVEVTDCSDSFFCKTLTIPKVIGNDTGAYKCFYQDTDVASVIYVYVQDYRSPFIASVSDQHGVVYITENKNKTVVIPCLGSISNLNVSLCARYPEKRFVPDGNRISWDSKKGFTIPSYMISYAGMVFCEAKINDESYQSIMYIVVVVGYKIYDVVLSPPHGVELSVGERLVLNCTARTELNVGIDFNWEYPSLKHQHKKLVNRDLKTQSGSEMKKFLSTLTIDGVTRSDQGWYTCAASSGLMTKRNSTFVRVHEKPFVAFGSGMESLVEAIVGDRVRVPVKYLGYPPPEIKWYKNGRPIESNHTIKVGHVLTIMEVSEKDTGNYTVILTNPISKEKQSHVVSLVVNVPPQIGEKSLISPVDSYQYGTTQTLTCTVYAVPPPHHIRWYWQLEEECAYRPAQAVLMTNPYTCKEWRNVDDFQGGNKIEVNKNQFALIEGKNKTVSTLVIQAANVSALYKCEAVNKAGRGERVISFHVTRGPEITLQPGTQPTEQERVSLWCTADRTTFENLTWYKAGSQALPVHVGELPTPICKNLDALWKMNATTFSNGTSDTLILELQNASLQDQGDYVCFAQDRKTKKRHCVVRQLTVLERVAPMITGNLENQTTSIGETIEVSCTTSGNPPPQITWFKDNETLVEDSGIVLKDGNRNLTIRRVRKEDEGLYTCRACSVLGCAKVEAFFIVEGAQEKTNLEVIILVGTAVIAMFFWLLLVIVLRTVKRANGGELKTGYLSIVMDPDELPLDEHCERLPYDASKWEFPRDRLKLGKPLGRGAFGQVIEADAFGIDKTATCKTVAVKMLKEGATHSEHRALMSELKILIHIGHHLNVVNLLGACTKPGGPLMVIVEFCKFGNLSTYLRGKRNEFVPYKTKGARFRQGKEYVGEITMDPKRRLDSITSSQSSASSGFVEEKSLSDVEEEEVSEDLYKNFLTLEHLICYSFQVAKGMEFLASRKCIHRDLAARNILLSEKNVVKICDFGLARDIYKDPDYVRKGDARLPLKWMAPETIFDRVYTIQSDVWSFGVLLWEIFSLGASPYPGVKIDEEFCRRLKEGTRMRAPDYTTPEMYQTMLDCWHGEPSQRPTFSELVEHLGNLLQANAQQDGKDYIVLPISETLSMEEDSGLSLPTSPVSCMEEEEVCDPKFHYDNTAGISQYLQNSKRKSRPVSVKTFEDIPLEEPEVKVIPDDSQTDSGMVLASEELKTLEDRTKLAPSFRL; translated from the exons gTTTGCCTAGTGTTTCCCTTGATCCACCCAGACTCAGCATACAAAAAGACATACTTACAATTATGGCTAATACAACTCTTCAGATTACTTGCAG GGGACAGAGGGACTTGGACTGGCTCTGGCCCAACAATCAGAGTGGCTCTGAGAAGAGAGTGGAGGTGACGGACTGCAGTGACAGCTTCTTCTGTAAGACGCTCACGATTCCAAAAGTGATCGGAAATGATACTGGAGCCTACAAGTGCTTCTACCAGGACACTGACGTAGCCTCGGTCATTTATGTCTATGTTCAAG ATTACAGGTCTCCATTTATTGCTTCTGTTAGCGACCAACATGGCGTTGTGTACATCactgagaacaaaaacaaaactgtggtgATTCCATGTCTTGGGTCCATTTCCAACCTCAATGTGTCACTTTGTGCA AGGTATCCAGAAAAGAGGTTTGTCCCTGATGGTAACAGAATTTCCTGGGACAGTAAGAAAGGCTTTACTATCCCCAGCTACATGATCAGCTATGCTGGCATGGTCTTCTGTGAAGCAAAAATTAATGATGAAAGTTACCAGTCTATTATGTACATAGTTGTGGTTGTAG GGTACAAGATTTATGATGTGGTTCTGAGCCCCCCTCATGGAGTTGAGCTGTCTGTTGGAGAGAGGCTCGTCTTAAACTGTACAGCGAGGACTGAACTAAATGTGGGGATTGACTTCAACTGGGAATACCCTTCTTTGAAG CATCAGCATAAAAAGCTTGTTAACCGGGACCTAAAAACTCAATCTGGGAGTGAGATGAAGAAATTTTTGAGCACCTTGACCATAGATGGTGTAACCCGGAGTGACCAAGGGTGGTATACCTGTGCGGCTTCCAGTGGGCTGATGACCAAGCGGAACAGCACGTTCGTCAGGGTCCACG aaaaaccTTTTGTCGCTTTTGGTAGTGGCATGGAATCTTTGGTGGAAGCCATCGTGGGAGACCGTGTCAGAGTGCCTGTGAAGTACCTTGGTTACCCTCCCCCGGAAATAAAATG gTATAAAAATGGAAGACCCATTGAGTCCAATCACACAATAAAAGTGGGGCATGTACTGACTATTATGGAAGTGAGTGAAAAAGATACAGGAAATTACACTGTCATCCTTACCAACCCCATTTCGAAGGAGAAACAGAGCCACGTGGTATCTCTGGTCGTGAATG TCCCACCCCAGATCGGCGAGAAATCCCTGATCTCTCCGGTGGATTCGTACCAGTACGGCACCACGCAAACGCTGACGTGCACGGTCTACGCGGTCCCCCCGCCACATCACATCCGCTGGTActggcagctggaggaggagtgTGCCTACAGGCCTGC CCAAGCTGTCTTAATGACAAACCCATACACTTGTAAAGAATGGAGAAATGTGGATGACTTCCAGGGGGGAAATAAAATTGAAGTCAACAAAAATCAATTTGCCCTaattgaaggaaaaaacaaa aCTGTAAGTACCCTTGTTATCCAAGCGGCAAATGTGTCAGCTTTGTACAAATGTGAAGCCGTCAACAaagctgggagaggagagagggttATCTCCTTCCACGTGACCA GGGGCCCTGAAATCACTTTGCAGCCCGGCACCCAGCCGACCGAACAGGAACGGGTGTCTTTGTGGTGCACTGCAGACAGAACTACATTTGAGAACCTCACGTGGTACAAGGCTGGCTCTCAGGCTCTGCCAGTCCACGTGGGAGAGCTGCCTACACCCATCTGCAAGAACTTGGATGCCCTTTGGAAAATGAATGCCACCACGTTCTCTAATGGCACAAGCGACACTTTGATCCTGGAGCTCCAGAACGCATCCTTGCAGGACCAAGGAGATTATGTGTGCTTTGCTCAGGACAGGAAGACCAAGAAAAGACATTGTGTGGTCCGACAGCTCACGGTTTTAG agcgTGTGGCACCCATGATCACAGGAAACCTGGAGAATcaaacaacaagtattggtgaaaCCATCGAAGTTTCGTGCACCACGTCTGGGAATCCCCCTCCACAGATTACGTGGTTTAAAGATAATGAAACACTTGTTGAAGACTCAG gtaTTGTACTGAAAGATGGGAACCGGAACCTAACCATCCGCAGGGTGAGGAAGGAAGATGAAGGCCTGTATACGTGCCGGGCATGCAGTGTTCTTGGGTGTGCAAAAGTGGAGGCATTTTTCATCGTGGAAG GTGCCCAGGAGAAGACGAACTTGGAGGTCATTATTCTAGTAGGCACAGCAGTGATTGCCATGTTCTTCTGGTTATTACTTGTCATCGTTCTACGGACCGTTAAGCGG GCCAATGGAGGGGAACTGAAGACAGGCTACTTGTCCATCGTCATGGATCCAGATGAACTGCCCTTGGATGAACACTGTGAACGTCTGCCTTATGATGCCAGCAAGTGGGAATTTCCCAGAGACCGGCTGAAACTAG GTAAGCCCCTTGGCCGTGGTGCCTTCGGCCAAGTGATCGAAGCAGATGCCTTTGGAATTGACAAGACAGCGACTTGCAAGACAGTGGCTGTCAAAATGTTAAAAG AAGGAGCCACACACAGTGAACACCGAGCCCTCATGTCTGAACTCAAGATCCTCATTCATATTGGCCACCATCTCAATGTGGTCAATCTTCTAGGTGCCTGTACCAAGCCAGGAG GGCCACTCATGGTGATTGTGGAATTTTGCAAGTTTGGAAACCTGTCAACTTACTTAAGGGGCAAGAGAAATGAATTTGTCCCTTACAAG ACCAAAGGGGCACGATTTCGTCAAGGGAAGGAATATGTTGGGGAAATCACTATGGATCCGAAACGCCGTTTGGATAGTATCACGAGTAGTCAGAGCTCAGCCAGCTCTGGATTTGTTGAGGAGAAATCCCTCAGtgatgtggaggaagaggaag TTTCTGAAGATCTGTACAAGAACTTCCTGACCTTGGAGCATCTCATCTGTTACAGCTTCCAAGTGGCTAAGGGCATGGAGTTTTTGGCGTCACGGAAG TGTATCCACAGGGACCTGGCGGCACGAAATATCCTCTTGTCGGAGAAGAACGTGGTTAAAATCTGTGACTTTGGCTTGGCCCGGGATATTTATAAAGACCCAGATTATGTCAGAAAAGGAGAT GCTCGCCTCCCTTTGAAATGGATGGCCCCAGAAACGATTTTTGACCGAGTGTACACAATTCAGAGTGATGTGTGGTCTTTTGGTGTTTTGCTCTGGGAAATATTTTCCTTAG GTGCTTCTCCATATCCTGGAGTAAAGATTGATGAGGAATTTTGTAGGCGATTGAAAGAAGGCACTAGAATGAGGGCCCCTGATTATACCACACCAGAAAT GTACCAGACCATGCTTGACTGCTGGCATGGGGAGCCCAGTCAGAGACCCACGTTTTCTGAGTTGGTGGAACATTTGGGAAATCTCTTACAAGCTAATGCTCAGCAG GATGGCAAAGACTATATTGTTCTCCCGATATCAGAGACTTTGAGCATGGAAGAGGATTCTGGACTCTCTCTGCCTACCTCACCTGTTTCCTgtatggaggaagaggaagtgtgTGACCCCAAATTCCATTATGACAACACAGCAGGAATCAG TCAGTATCTGCAGAATAGTAAGCGAAAGAGCCGGCCCGTGAGTGTAAAAACATTTGAAGATATCCCGTTGGAAGAACCAGAAGTAAAAGTAATCCCAGAT GACAGCCAGACGGACAGTGGTATGGTTCTTGCATCAGAAGAGCTGAAAACCTTGGAAGACAGAACCAAATTAGCTCCATCTTTTAG GCTTTGA